The proteins below are encoded in one region of Salvelinus fontinalis isolate EN_2023a chromosome 10, ASM2944872v1, whole genome shotgun sequence:
- the fgfr1b gene encoding fibroblast growth factor receptor 1b isoform X2 → MLLSRWYLLLLWSLLVLLVQSPLTQSRPAASLSDTDSDTADMLTSSEDEDDDEESSSEENKLYNNQKLQPMAPRWVTPDKMEKRLHAVPASKTVKFRCQATGNPTPTLRWYRNGKEFRRDQRIGGFKLRDHMWTIIMESVVPSDKGNYTCLVENKHGSLTHTYQLDVVERSPHRPILQAGLPANRTAVVGSDVEFVCRVFSDPQPHIQWLKRITINGSRVGTDGLPYTAGFNTTDREMEVFTLRNVSVEDEGEYTCLAGNSIGMSHHSAWLSVIKDVPPSPVPSQAYLQIFIYCVGFFIIMLLIAIATACRLRCSPKKSDFSSQLAVHKLAKSIPLRRQVSVDSSSSLQSGVCLVRPYRLSSGATPNLAGVSEYELPADPLWELSRDRLSLGKPLGEGCFGQVVLAEAAGLDREKPSRLTMVAVKMLKADATEKDLSDLISEMEMMKMIGKHKNIINLLGACTQDGPLHVVVEYASQGNLREYLRCRRPVGLEYWSGPTQAPLDTLEVRELVSAAYQVARGMAYLASQKCIHRDLAARNVLVTEDNVMKIADFGLARDIHHIDYYKKTTNGRLPVKWMAPEALFDRIYTHQSDVWSFGVLLWEIFTLGGSPYPGVPVEELFKLLKEGHRMDRPAACTEELYMMMRDCWHAVQSHRPTFKQLVEDLDRMLSLMANQEYLDLSIPAVQYSSVGPDTSSSSDSVFSREPTHRAEYSTRSPSRTSTLLYNQHTPPRTPSRTSTLAYDHHIPSWTPPRTSTLTYTIPTRHTTTRGHSQR, encoded by the exons ATGTTGTTGTCTCGCTGGTATCTGCTGCTACTCTGGTCTCTACTGGTTCTACTGGTCCAGTCCCCCCTAACCCAGTCCAGACCAGCTGCTTCCCTCAGTGACACCGACAGTGACACAG cTGACATGCTTACATCGTCggaggatgaggatgatgacGAAGAGTCTTCCTCAGAGGAAAATAAACTGTACAACAACCAGAAGCTCCAAC cgatGGCTCCTCGTTGGGTGACTCCAGACAAGATGGAAAAGAGGCTCCATGCCGTTCCTGCCAGTAAGACTGTTAAATTCCGTTGCCAGGCGACTGGTAATCCCACTCCAACTTTGCGGTGGTACAGGAATGGAAAAGAGTTCAGGAGAGACCAGCGGATTGGAGGCTTCAAG CTCAGAGACCACATGTGGACTATAATAATGGAGTCTGTGGTTCCGTCTGATAAAGGCAACTACACATGTCTGGTGGAGAACAAGCATGGCAGCCTCACACACACCTACCAGCTGGACGTAGtgg AACGTTCCCCTCACAGGCCCATCCTCCAGGCAGGCCTGCCAGCTAATCGTACGGCAGTGGTGGGTAGTGACGTGGAGTTTGTCTGTCGAGTGTTCAGTGACCCTCAGCCCCACATCCAGTGGCTCAAACGCATCACCATTAACGGCAGCAGAGTGGGGACAGACGGATTACCCTAC ACTGCAGGGTTTAACACcacagacagggagatggaggTGTTTACTCTGAGGAACGTGTctgtggaggatgagggagagtaCACCTGTCTGGCAGGAAACTCTATTGGAATGTCTCACCACTCTGCCTGGCTCAGCGTGATCAAAG ACGTGCCCCCCTCCCCCGTCCCGTCTCAGGCCTACCTGCAGATTTTCATCTACTGTGTCGGCTTCTTCATCATCATGCTCCTAATCGCCATAGCGACCGCCTGCCGATTACGCTGCTCCCCGAAGAAGAGTGACTTCAGTAGCCAGCTGGCTGTTCATAAACTGGCGAAGAGCATTCCCCTACGCAGACAG GTGTCAGtagactcctcctcctctctgcagTCTGGCGTGTGTCTGGTCAGACCCTACCGCCTCTCCAGTGGAGCCACGCCCAACCTGGCCGGCGTGTCAGAATATGAGCTGCCTGCGGACCCGCTCTGGGAGCTGTCACGGGACAG GCTGTCTCTGGGCAAGCCACTGGGTGAAGGTTGTTTTGGTCAGGTGGTGCTAGCAGAGGCTGCAGGTCTGGACAGAGAAAAACCCTCCCGTCTCACCATGGTCGCAGTGAAGATGCTTAAAG CGGACGCCACAGAGAAGGACCTGAGTGATCTGATCTCTGAGATGGAGATGATGAAGATGATCGGGAAACACAAGAATATCATCAACCTGCTAGGAGCCTGCACACAGGATG gccCTCTCCACGTGGTGGTAGAGTATGCATCTCAGGGCAACCTGAGAGAGTACCTGCGGTGTCGGAGGCCTGTGGGTCTGGAGTACTGGTCTGGGCCTACCCAGGCCCCCTTGGACACGCTGGAGGTCAGGGAGCTGGTGTCTGCTGCCTATCAGGTGGCCAGGGGCATGGCTTACCTCGCCTCACAGAAG tgtatcCACAGAGACTTGGCAGCCAGGAATGTGTTGGTGACAGAGGACAATGTGATGAAAATTGCAGACTTTGGGCTGGCCAGAGACATCCACCACATAGACTACTACAAGAAGACAACCAAC GGTCGTCTGCCAGTGAAATGGATGGCACCGGAGGCTCTGTTCGACCGCATCTACACACACCAGAGTGACGT gtggTCGTTTGGTGTGTTGCTGTGGGAGATCTTCACTCTAGGAGGCTCTCCCTACCCTGGTGTCCCCGTGGAGGAGCTGTTCAAACTGTTGAAGGAGGGACATCGTATGGACAGACCAGCCGCCTGCACAGAGGAGCT GTACATGATGATGAGAGACTGCTGGCATGCTGTTCAGTCTCACAGACCAACCTTCAAACAACTGGTAGAGGATCTGGACCGCATGCTCTCACTCATGGCCAACCAg GAGTATTTGGATCTGTCCATCCCTGCGGTCCAGTATTCTTCAGTGGGCCCAGACACCAGCAGCTCCTCTGACTCTGTCTTCTCCCGGGAGCCGACCCACAGAGCAGAGTACTCTACCCGGAGCCCGTCCCGGACCTCCACCCTGCTCTACAACCAGCACACCCCCCCTAGGACCCCTTCTCGAACCTCTACCCTGGCCTACGACCACCATATTCCCTCCTGGACCCCCCCCCGGACATCCACCCTGACCTACACCATACCTACCCGGCACACCACCACCCGGGGACACAGCCAACGTTGA
- the fgfr1b gene encoding fibroblast growth factor receptor 1b isoform X1 has product MLLSRWYLLLLWSLLVLLVQSPLTQSRPAASLSDTDSDTADMLTSSEDEDDDEESSSEENKLYNNQKLQPMAPRWVTPDKMEKRLHAVPASKTVKFRCQATGNPTPTLRWYRNGKEFRRDQRIGGFKLRDHMWTIIMESVVPSDKGNYTCLVENKHGSLTHTYQLDVVERSPHRPILQAGLPANRTAVVGSDVEFVCRVFSDPQPHIQWLKRITINGSRVGTDGLPYVRVLKTAGFNTTDREMEVFTLRNVSVEDEGEYTCLAGNSIGMSHHSAWLSVIKDVPPSPVPSQAYLQIFIYCVGFFIIMLLIAIATACRLRCSPKKSDFSSQLAVHKLAKSIPLRRQVSVDSSSSLQSGVCLVRPYRLSSGATPNLAGVSEYELPADPLWELSRDRLSLGKPLGEGCFGQVVLAEAAGLDREKPSRLTMVAVKMLKADATEKDLSDLISEMEMMKMIGKHKNIINLLGACTQDGPLHVVVEYASQGNLREYLRCRRPVGLEYWSGPTQAPLDTLEVRELVSAAYQVARGMAYLASQKCIHRDLAARNVLVTEDNVMKIADFGLARDIHHIDYYKKTTNGRLPVKWMAPEALFDRIYTHQSDVWSFGVLLWEIFTLGGSPYPGVPVEELFKLLKEGHRMDRPAACTEELYMMMRDCWHAVQSHRPTFKQLVEDLDRMLSLMANQEYLDLSIPAVQYSSVGPDTSSSSDSVFSREPTHRAEYSTRSPSRTSTLLYNQHTPPRTPSRTSTLAYDHHIPSWTPPRTSTLTYTIPTRHTTTRGHSQR; this is encoded by the exons ATGTTGTTGTCTCGCTGGTATCTGCTGCTACTCTGGTCTCTACTGGTTCTACTGGTCCAGTCCCCCCTAACCCAGTCCAGACCAGCTGCTTCCCTCAGTGACACCGACAGTGACACAG cTGACATGCTTACATCGTCggaggatgaggatgatgacGAAGAGTCTTCCTCAGAGGAAAATAAACTGTACAACAACCAGAAGCTCCAAC cgatGGCTCCTCGTTGGGTGACTCCAGACAAGATGGAAAAGAGGCTCCATGCCGTTCCTGCCAGTAAGACTGTTAAATTCCGTTGCCAGGCGACTGGTAATCCCACTCCAACTTTGCGGTGGTACAGGAATGGAAAAGAGTTCAGGAGAGACCAGCGGATTGGAGGCTTCAAG CTCAGAGACCACATGTGGACTATAATAATGGAGTCTGTGGTTCCGTCTGATAAAGGCAACTACACATGTCTGGTGGAGAACAAGCATGGCAGCCTCACACACACCTACCAGCTGGACGTAGtgg AACGTTCCCCTCACAGGCCCATCCTCCAGGCAGGCCTGCCAGCTAATCGTACGGCAGTGGTGGGTAGTGACGTGGAGTTTGTCTGTCGAGTGTTCAGTGACCCTCAGCCCCACATCCAGTGGCTCAAACGCATCACCATTAACGGCAGCAGAGTGGGGACAGACGGATTACCCTACGTACGTGtactgaag ACTGCAGGGTTTAACACcacagacagggagatggaggTGTTTACTCTGAGGAACGTGTctgtggaggatgagggagagtaCACCTGTCTGGCAGGAAACTCTATTGGAATGTCTCACCACTCTGCCTGGCTCAGCGTGATCAAAG ACGTGCCCCCCTCCCCCGTCCCGTCTCAGGCCTACCTGCAGATTTTCATCTACTGTGTCGGCTTCTTCATCATCATGCTCCTAATCGCCATAGCGACCGCCTGCCGATTACGCTGCTCCCCGAAGAAGAGTGACTTCAGTAGCCAGCTGGCTGTTCATAAACTGGCGAAGAGCATTCCCCTACGCAGACAG GTGTCAGtagactcctcctcctctctgcagTCTGGCGTGTGTCTGGTCAGACCCTACCGCCTCTCCAGTGGAGCCACGCCCAACCTGGCCGGCGTGTCAGAATATGAGCTGCCTGCGGACCCGCTCTGGGAGCTGTCACGGGACAG GCTGTCTCTGGGCAAGCCACTGGGTGAAGGTTGTTTTGGTCAGGTGGTGCTAGCAGAGGCTGCAGGTCTGGACAGAGAAAAACCCTCCCGTCTCACCATGGTCGCAGTGAAGATGCTTAAAG CGGACGCCACAGAGAAGGACCTGAGTGATCTGATCTCTGAGATGGAGATGATGAAGATGATCGGGAAACACAAGAATATCATCAACCTGCTAGGAGCCTGCACACAGGATG gccCTCTCCACGTGGTGGTAGAGTATGCATCTCAGGGCAACCTGAGAGAGTACCTGCGGTGTCGGAGGCCTGTGGGTCTGGAGTACTGGTCTGGGCCTACCCAGGCCCCCTTGGACACGCTGGAGGTCAGGGAGCTGGTGTCTGCTGCCTATCAGGTGGCCAGGGGCATGGCTTACCTCGCCTCACAGAAG tgtatcCACAGAGACTTGGCAGCCAGGAATGTGTTGGTGACAGAGGACAATGTGATGAAAATTGCAGACTTTGGGCTGGCCAGAGACATCCACCACATAGACTACTACAAGAAGACAACCAAC GGTCGTCTGCCAGTGAAATGGATGGCACCGGAGGCTCTGTTCGACCGCATCTACACACACCAGAGTGACGT gtggTCGTTTGGTGTGTTGCTGTGGGAGATCTTCACTCTAGGAGGCTCTCCCTACCCTGGTGTCCCCGTGGAGGAGCTGTTCAAACTGTTGAAGGAGGGACATCGTATGGACAGACCAGCCGCCTGCACAGAGGAGCT GTACATGATGATGAGAGACTGCTGGCATGCTGTTCAGTCTCACAGACCAACCTTCAAACAACTGGTAGAGGATCTGGACCGCATGCTCTCACTCATGGCCAACCAg GAGTATTTGGATCTGTCCATCCCTGCGGTCCAGTATTCTTCAGTGGGCCCAGACACCAGCAGCTCCTCTGACTCTGTCTTCTCCCGGGAGCCGACCCACAGAGCAGAGTACTCTACCCGGAGCCCGTCCCGGACCTCCACCCTGCTCTACAACCAGCACACCCCCCCTAGGACCCCTTCTCGAACCTCTACCCTGGCCTACGACCACCATATTCCCTCCTGGACCCCCCCCCGGACATCCACCCTGACCTACACCATACCTACCCGGCACACCACCACCCGGGGACACAGCCAACGTTGA